The Cloacibacterium caeni region AGCCAATGGCTTTTGTACTTCTGCCCCGGCACTGGTGCTGATTGCCATCGGCAGGAAGCCCAGTGATGCTACCGTTGCCGTCATCAATACCGGACGTAACCGGATTTTTGTTCCCTCGATTGTCCGTTTTATCACATCATCCAAACCGTCTTTTTTCAGTTGGTTGAATGTGCCTATCAATACAATACCGTTCAATACGGCAACACCGAACAGGGCAATAAAGCCGATACCTGCGCTAATACTGAAAGGCATTCCCCGCAGCATCAAAGCAAACACACCGCCGATGGCACTCATCGGGATGGCAGTAAATATCAAACCTGCCTGCTTGAATGAACGGAATGTGAAATAAAGCAATGCGAATATCAATAACAGCGATACTGGTACGGCAATCATCAGGCGGTTACTGGCTTCTTTCAGGTTCTCAAACTGACCGCCGTAAGTAAAGTAATACCCTGTGGGCAATTTTACTTTTTCGGAAAGCTGCTGCTGAATATCGGTAACAACGCTTTGCACATCACGTCCGGCTACGTTAAAGCCAATCACAATGCGGCGTTTTCCCGCTTCACGGCTGATTTGTGCGGCATCCAATTTGTAATTGACATCAGCAACCTGCGATATGGGTATCTGAAAGCCTGTATTAGTTGGTATCATCAGGTTCCTTACATCTTCGATGCTGCTGCGGTGTACGCTATCCAACCTTACCACAAGCTCAAACTGCCTTTCGTTCTCATAAATAACCCCGGCTGCTTTACCTGCAAATGCGGTACTCACAATATCGTTTACCTGTTGTATCGTCAGCCCGTAATTTGCCATCCGGGTACGGTCGTAGTCGATGTTAATCTGCGGCAAGCCGTTTACCTTTTCCACCTGTGGCGGTGTGGCTCCTTTTACCTGCTGTACTACTTCGCTAACCTTATTGGCATACACGCTTAACGTGTCCATATTCTCCCCGAATATCTTAACGGCAACGTCCTGACGAATACCTGTCATCAATTCGTTGAAACGCATCTGTATCGGTTGGTTCTTCTCAAAGAAAACGCCCGGAATAACGGACAGCCTTTCCATCATTTCATCCCCTAACTCGTTGTAGCTTTTCTTGCTTTTCCATTCGTCCTGCGGTTTGAGGATAATCATCATATCCGTAGCTTCAGGCGGCATCGGGTCGGTAGGCACTTCGGCAGCTCCGGTCTTGCCGACTACCATTTTAACCTCGTCAAATTCTTTAAGAATGCGGGATGCCTGCATCGACGTTTCTATACTCTGATTGAGCGAACTTCCCTGAGGTAAAATACAGTGAAAGGCAAAATCTCCCTCCTGCAACTGCGGGATGAACTCGCCGCCCATTCTGCTGAACAGAATAACGGCAACTACAAATACCGCAGTGGTAACGCCCACTAACCAATATTTAACCCTGATAGCTTTCTGCAACAAAGGTTGGTAGAAGCCTTGCAGCTTATCCATAAACTTGTCGCTGAAATTCGGCTTGTCGTGCCCTTTTTTCGGCAGGAACAACGCACACATCATTGGGATATAGGTCAAGGACAATATCAATGCGCCGAAAATGGCAAAGCCTACGGTTTGCGCCATCGGTGTGAACATTTTACCCTCAACGCCTACCAACGTCAGGATTGGGATATATACGATAAGGATAATGATTTCGCCAAATGCGGCACTTGTCCTGATTTTGGAAGCGGACAAAAATACTTCCTCGTCCATTTCGCTTTGGGTCAGTTTATTGGTGGATTTCCGCAAGCCCAAATGGTGTAGGGTTGCTTCCACGACAATAACGGCACCGTCCACAATCAAACCGAAGTCAATCGCTCCCAGGCTCATAAGGTTGGCACTAACGCCAAACACGTTCATCATCCCCAATGCAAACAGCATCGCTAACGGAATGGCTGATGCTACGATTAGCCCGGCTCTTAGGTTGCCCAGAAACAGCACAAGCACAAAAATCACAATCAAAGCTCCCTCAATCAAGTTCTTTTCCACTGTGTCCATTGCCCTGCCTACTAATTCGGTACGGTCTAAATACGGCTCGATGGTTACATCTTCCGGTAATGATTTCTGAATGGTGGGTAATTTCTCTTTTATCCGTTTTACCACCTCGTTACTGTTCTCGCCTTTGAGCATCATTACCACACCGCCCACGGCATCTACTTCTCCGTTATAGGTTAGTGCGCCGTAACGCACGGCACTACCGTAACGCACATCGGCTACGTCTTTAATAAAAATGGGTGTATGCCCCGTGATTTTTACGGGTATATTTCTAATATCTTTCCAACGAAGTAGCCAAGCCCACACCACGGATAAAATAAGCGTTAGGCTTCTTGTCGATATATGCACCGCCCGTATTCTGATTGTTTTGTTCCAGTGCGTTGAATATGTCGGGAATACTTACGGTCATCGCTCTCAATCGGTCGGGGTTTACCGCAACCTCGTATTGTTTCAATTCTCCGCCAAAGCTGTTTACTTCGGCAATGCCTGGCGTGCCGTACAACTGGCGGGCAACAATCCAATCTTGCATTGTACGCAGGTCTTTGGCGTTGTACTTATGCTCGCTGCCTTTTTTGGGGTGGATGATGTATTGATAGACTTCTCCAAGCCCTGTACTTACCGGAGCCAGTTCAGGCGTGCCGATACCTTTCGGAATTTTTTCTTCGGCTTCTTTCAGTTTTTCATTGACCAACTGCCTTGCAAAGTAGATGTCTACATTTTCTTTGAACACTACCGTAACGACGGAAAGCCCGAACCGGGATATACTTCTTGTTTCTACTAAATCGGGAATGTTGGCGATGCTCTGCTCAATGGGGAACGTAACCAACTGTTCCACTTCCTGCCCCGCCAGTGTAGGACAGGCAGTAATAATCTGTACCTGATTATTGGTAATATCCGGTACGGCATCTATTGACAATTTGGTTGCACTCCATACGCCCCAAATGATAAGAACCAATGTCATTATAGCAATGACGATTTTGTTCTTGATGCTGAATTTAATTATACTATCTAACATTTGAATTTGTATTAAGCCTGAAATGTTTTGTATTTGGTGTCTACTGCGGATATTCCATCATTAAAAAGCAGCCGGAATATCGGTCGTCAATCATAATGAGAATTACAGGCTCCCGCAGTTCGTCGAGGCTTTCATCGTAGAAGAAGTCATAAGATTTCATCAGGGCTAAATTGCCAATGATGACTTCGTGCCCGTTTACAAATCCTTTGATACCATAACCAGGTATCTCTTCAAATTTTTCGACCTTGTAATCGGATAGCGTGATACCCGGAAGAAATTTGAGCAAACTGCTTGCTATACGGTGCGTGGAATGGGATTGCATTGCTGCCGTATAAGCAATCACGATTTCTTTTTCGGGTACTGCACATTCAAAGGAAATTACATCAAACAGGCGGTTGCTTTTGTAGGCTGTATCTATATCTGCTGAATAATGATTTTTTATTGCCATTGTCATATTATTTTAATTTACAAGGCAAAATTATCAGTCGGTTTTGGGAACCTGGTTGCAAATACAAACAGCCATATCGGGAAATATGGCTGTTTGTAAATTTAAAGATGAGTATCATAAAATATTATTTTGTTTTAACGAACCTCGAACATTCGTTGCACATTCCTTTCATTACAAAATTGATACTCTCCAACAAAAATTTGTCGGGCAACTGGATAGGCGGAATGGCAATACTTTCGAGGCAGAAGGTATTCTTGCATCGGTTACAGTTAAAGTGCACGTGCAAGTCGCCAACGGTGCACATACAGTTATCGCTGCAAATAGAATACTTCATTGCGCCGGAGCCATCATCAATAGTATGAATGAGTAGGTTATCGTGAAAGAGGGTCAACGTCCTGAATATGGTCGATTTATTGACCGTTTCCAGTTCGGTTTCCAAATCAGTCAGGCTGAAAGCCTTTTTAAAGTCAGACATTCTTCTAAAGATTAACAGCCTAACCGAAGTTGGTTTTATGTTCCTGCGCAATAGTTTTTCTTCTAAATCTTTCATTTTGTCATTGTCGGTTTTAGAACCGTATTTAAAATCTAATGTAAAATTATAGAAGCTGCTATGCACAAGTATTATAATTTCCTTTGATAAATTTGTGATTTTTACTGTTAGGTTTTATAGGTAATGGATATAACCTATTTCGGGCAGGTATTTACAGTCTTCGCAGTTGTCATACGCAACGGTTGCTTTTTCGGGTTGGTCAAAATTGATTTCCAAAAACGCATTAGAAAATAACGCATATGGCGGGTATTCCGCAATGTGATTTTTCAGCATCTTGTGGGCTTCTACCACTGGTGCTCCGTAGAGCTTCTCGAATTTCCCGATTTTGTATTTGGTAAATTCCCCGTAGTGTACAATTATCTTTAATGATAAAGGAATTTCTATTGCCAGTTGTAATGCGAGGCGTTTGCATTCCTTTTGAAAATCGTTGTACATCTGTTCTATCTGCATCAATGTTTCTTCAAAGGTGGGCAGGTTGTGGTACTTGTAAAAAAGTATCGCATCGCCCTCAACCTCGGAAATTTCAAGGCAAAGGATATTGCTATCCATTACTGATTTGAGCAGGCTTTCTGTTATGTATTTTCCAACAAACATATTTGATTTGATAACGAAATCCGTAAAGCCTGAAATGTCGGGTATCATTATCATACCGTTTTTATTGGCAGTATCGTGTTGCATTTATATCATCGTATTAACCATTAAAAATGCAGGGGCTTGTTACCGTCCCCCGCAAATTGAGTGTATCTCACTCCAACAAAAACTATTTTATCTGCCCAGTAGCTTTGTGGTACACAGCTTCGGCTATTTTGTACCGTATTTTTGCATCCAACATATTGCTGTATGCTCTTTGCCAAAGCGTTTCAGCTATCAGCACATCTTCTCCGGTAATGGTTCCGGCTTTAAAGCGGTCATTGCTCAACTTCAAATTTTCGTCGGCTTCAATTAATGACGCCTGCATCAAATCAATGTTATTCGCCTGCAATTGCAGATTAAGCATTGCGTGCTCAATCTCCACCGTGATTTGGCTTTTCAGTTCTTTCAAACCGTATTCAGCCGAACGTATATTAGCTTCCTGCTGTTTTACTTTTTCTTTTCTGCTACCCCAGTCAAAAACCGGGATTTTCACGCTTAGCATACCAAAGTAGGTTAGCATATGGTTTTTGGTCGGGTCGCCAAAGTTAATACCCTCTTTTCCAAAGGCAGCCATTCCATTGAGCGATAAGCCTACCGATGGTTTCAGGTCGGCTTTGAGCATACTTTTGGTAAGCTGGCTCATTTTAATGCCATTGGTTGCCAACTCAATTTCCGGTCGGTTCGCATCGACAGCATCCAAAACACCCTGCTTAGAAAAGTCGCCCGTACTCAATGTATCGGCTACGTCTATACCTGTTGGGGCTTCCATCCCGATTAACTGGCTCAATCTTCTTTTTGCCAGGATGAGCTTATTCTCCGCAGCCTGCAAACGGGCTTCGTTTTCATTCTGGAGCACCTTTGCCCGCAATACATCGTTTTTGTAAATCAATCCTGCCCCAAACTGGTTGTTCAGGAATGTATAATGCGAAGCCAGTTGCTTTTTAACCTGCTGTTCCAGTTTGATTTCTTCCTTAGCCTGCACTAAAAGCCAGTAAGCGGTTTCGGTAGCCAGTAATACTTCGTCTTCCACCAATCGTTGTTGCGCATTGCTCATCTGTATATTGGTTTCTGCCATCTGCTTGCCGTACTTAATCTTACCGCCTGTGTAAATCGGCTGTGTAACGCTGACCATCGGTGCAAACCCGTATTCGGGCAGCATTGTGTTCAATGGCTCGCCAAAGTAAAAGGCGGTTGCCGAAGCATCCAGTTTTGGTCTGCCTGCCACATCCGCAATCAGCTTGTCGGATTGGGTGGCAATTACGTCTTCTTTAGCTTTGCCTATTCTGTTATTGTTTTTTAATGCCAGTTCTTTGCTTTCCGCAAGGGTTAGCTGCTGTTGTGCAAAGAGGTTGTTTGTTCCCTGCAAAAGAACGAAACCG contains the following coding sequences:
- a CDS encoding Fur family transcriptional regulator, translated to MKDLEEKLLRRNIKPTSVRLLIFRRMSDFKKAFSLTDLETELETVNKSTIFRTLTLFHDNLLIHTIDDGSGAMKYSICSDNCMCTVGDLHVHFNCNRCKNTFCLESIAIPPIQLPDKFLLESINFVMKGMCNECSRFVKTK
- a CDS encoding DUF2652 domain-containing protein, whose protein sequence is MIPDISGFTDFVIKSNMFVGKYITESLLKSVMDSNILCLEISEVEGDAILFYKYHNLPTFEETLMQIEQMYNDFQKECKRLALQLAIEIPLSLKIIVHYGEFTKYKIGKFEKLYGAPVVEAHKMLKNHIAEYPPYALFSNAFLEINFDQPEKATVAYDNCEDCKYLPEIGYIHYL
- a CDS encoding TolC family protein, encoding MLQKRYKTVIKVFICGFVLLQGTNNLFAQQQLTLAESKELALKNNNRIGKAKEDVIATQSDKLIADVAGRPKLDASATAFYFGEPLNTMLPEYGFAPMVSVTQPIYTGGKIKYGKQMAETNIQMSNAQQRLVEDEVLLATETAYWLLVQAKEEIKLEQQVKKQLASHYTFLNNQFGAGLIYKNDVLRAKVLQNENEARLQAAENKLILAKRRLSQLIGMEAPTGIDVADTLSTGDFSKQGVLDAVDANRPEIELATNGIKMSQLTKSMLKADLKPSVGLSLNGMAAFGKEGINFGDPTKNHMLTYFGMLSVKIPVFDWGSRKEKVKQQEANIRSAEYGLKELKSQITVEIEHAMLNLQLQANNIDLMQASLIEADENLKLSNDRFKAGTITGEDVLIAETLWQRAYSNMLDAKIRYKIAEAVYHKATGQIK